The DNA sequence TTGAATTCACAATTGAATCTGCTTCTTTGTCATAGAATCGAAGACTGATTGGTTGAAATCAACGATTACTCTGTATTCCATACAGATATGTAAGGAGAGACCCGAGAATGCCTGCACAAACTGCGAAACCCAAGAACAAGGTATCTGTCCAAGAGCGCAAGAACGGGCTTGTGACGTTGTAGAGAGGATCGCCTCTCTCGATCGTGGAGGATTGAATCAGGGCATCCATACCCGCATATCCAGCAAATATTATGACAGCAACAACTACAACCACGAGAATTGCTTCTGACAGACCATCACCACGACTGTCCATGTCTTATTATAGAACATTCCATCAATGAATTACACGGGGTATCTGTTTCACGCTACGCTCAAACTCAGTCATCCATCCGCTTGAGTCGAACCCGTGCCCCACTCACAACATCTGCAAGCAGTTCGGTCTCGGTGACGCGTGCGACGACGTTCACAGGCGAGGCAGCCCGTGGCTCGTCGTCCTCGCTGGCTGGCGTCGGCCCCCAGAACAGACACAGCACGTTCCCGGTCGGCCAGTAGGCGATTGCACCTTCGGGAACGACCGCGCGGGCGTTTTCTGCTGGCAAATCGATCGGCACGTCGAAATAGAGTTCGTCACCCCAGCGAGTCGCATCGCCCGCGACGGGAAGTGCGTCCGCGAGTGCAGCCTTCGTTTCGGGTGCGTCGTCGGTCCAGACGGCCTCGAGTTCGCGACCGCCGACGGTGACTCGGAGATCGGTCATAGCGGCCCAACGAACGGGGTGTACTTCTACCCCATCTCTCGAGACCACCGTGTGCGGACGTATTCACCTCGAGTTCCCACCCGGCACCTGCCCCGAGAAGCGTTAACCGCGGGAGTCAGTCTAGTTCGGCTATGCTCGCACAACTTCGTCAGTACAAACACGAGGAGGTGCAGTTCGACGACAACCGGACGACCGGCGAGTCCCAGACCGAAGACACGGTCAACCCGAACGCGGAGGACTACTTCGGCGCGGAGATGGACGAGCTCGATGTCGAGACGTGGGACACGGTCGAGTACGAGGGCGATCCGATTCAGCGCCGCGCACTCACGATCGACGGCATCACCGCTGTCTCGGTCCCGGACGATTCGCTCGAGGAAGACGAGTCGGCCCTGCCCGGCCACACGATTCAGATTCGGACCGCGGGCGACATCGAGACGATTGCGAACGCCGAGATCGTCGAAGTTCAGGACGAGCAACCATAAGCAGCGACGCCCC is a window from the Natrinema sp. HArc-T2 genome containing:
- a CDS encoding cyclophilin-like fold protein yields the protein MTDLRVTVGGRELEAVWTDDAPETKAALADALPVAGDATRWGDELYFDVPIDLPAENARAVVPEGAIAYWPTGNVLCLFWGPTPASEDDEPRAASPVNVVARVTETELLADVVSGARVRLKRMDD